Sequence from the Halobaculum rubrum genome:
TCGCCTCCGGGTCCGTGTGGTCGTCGAGGTATTTCGCCACGTCCGTGCGATACTCGAGCACCGCCTCGGCCGCGGCGAGGCCGCGCGCCTCGTGCATCCGCGGCGGCACCTCGCTCGCGCTCGGTCGCTCGCCCGTGCCGGTCGCGCGCAGGAGGGCCGTGACGTACCACTCCTCGTCGTCGGTGACGCCCGCTGTGGCTCCCTCGGGCCCGCGATCGCCCATGGTCGCGTCCGCTCGGCCGCCGCCGGGACCGGCGAGGCGACCGTACACGTCGGCCGCGTGGCGCAACTCGGCGGCCGCGAGGTACGCGTCGTCGAGCGGCGCGAGGTCGCCGCCGCGGATGAACCCCCGCTTGCGGAGGTACGCCCGGCACTCCGATTTGATCTCGTCGACGAGGTCCGCGAGCGGAGTGTCATCGAGCGTGGCCAACACGGCGGTGAGATCCAACTCCGCCGGCGCGTCGGTGTGCCTGCGGCGCTCGCCGGTACCCACGCTCCGGAGGCTTCCGCAGTCCGGACACGCGACGCTCCCCGTCTCGAAGTACGACCAGCGGGTTCCGCACTCCGTGCACTCGCGATCGCCCCGGACGTCCATACCCGCACGTACCGTCGGTACGGGGAAAAACGCCTCGTCGTCGCGGAGGTGTGTAGCCGAGGCGACGTGCACGCCGTCACAGCGACGGAGTGGGACCGTCGTCGCCGGCTTCCGGGAACACCCAAGGCCCGCCGGAACTGTCTTGTTCACGGGGGGTAACGCAGGGCCCGTGACACCGAACTCGTTCTTTCACGTGGCGCTGAAGGCCGACGACGTCGACGCGACTGCGGCGTTCTACGAGGCGGCGTTCGACGGGACCGTCATCGAGCGGGGCCACGCCGACGACGGCGAGGGCGCGACCGCGGTCGAACACGTCGCCCTCGAGGTGGCCGACAAGCGCGTGTACGTCTTCGACCGGGCGCCGTACGAGGCGACCGGCGACGTGGAGTCGATGCCGAACGGGCTGCTCCACTTCGGGTTCGTCGTCGACGACGTCGACGCCGCCCGCGGGGCGATCGACGCCGGAGCCGACGGCGTCGACTGGGTGATGGGCCCCGAGCGCTTCGGCGACCTCCGGATCGCGTTCCTCGTGGACCCGGCCGGCACCATCGTCGAACTCATCGAGCACGTGTCGTGAGCGGCCCTCCACCGGTTCACGCGGGGGACTGGTAACGAATCTCCGACGGCGTCCATCCTTCCAGTTGCCCTCTCGTCAAATGGCACCCCGGCACGCTTTTGCCGTCGCCGCCGCAGGTGCCACCGAATGACGTTCTCCATCGCAGCGCGCGAC
This genomic interval carries:
- a CDS encoding VOC family protein, which translates into the protein MTPNSFFHVALKADDVDATAAFYEAAFDGTVIERGHADDGEGATAVEHVALEVADKRVYVFDRAPYEATGDVESMPNGLLHFGFVVDDVDAARGAIDAGADGVDWVMGPERFGDLRIAFLVDPAGTIVELIEHVS
- a CDS encoding DUF7117 family protein, with the protein product MDVRGDRECTECGTRWSYFETGSVACPDCGSLRSVGTGERRRHTDAPAELDLTAVLATLDDTPLADLVDEIKSECRAYLRKRGFIRGGDLAPLDDAYLAAAELRHAADVYGRLAGPGGGRADATMGDRGPEGATAGVTDDEEWYVTALLRATGTGERPSASEVPPRMHEARGLAAAEAVLEYRTDVAKYLDDHTDPEASRTLGAIRDRAKRIDALDGDVTPAEADALVDAAVELGRYLIAGDMEALASARERLDDTE